The following coding sequences lie in one Arachis stenosperma cultivar V10309 chromosome 5, arast.V10309.gnm1.PFL2, whole genome shotgun sequence genomic window:
- the LOC130979375 gene encoding respiratory burst oxidase homolog protein E isoform X2 encodes MKTSSFRRCSNAEEIQLPENLGSSSPASDGGGAGHSYGAMLPVFLNNLRSNHHQELVEITLEIDDDAVVLCNVAPANSAPDASPSSVSAAGSAPVASPSSVSCAGEEAGAIGAGVPRSLSIASRIRRKFPWIRSASSRNSVSSESGGNVSVEDPVATARNARRMRLQIERSRSSAQSALKGLRFISKTGSDGSSEELWKKVEERFMLLSKDGLLAREDFGECIGMEDSKEFAVGIFDTLARRKENRVSKITKEELHQFWLQISDQSFDNRLQIFFDMADSNEDGRITREEVQELITLSASANKLSKLKEQAERYAALIMEELDPENLGYIELWQLEMLLLQKDNYMNYSRQLSSSSVSWSQNLSGSRPRSKFQRFFWTFQFLELEYWRRGWILLLWLVIMACLFAWKFYQYKNRTTFKVMGYCIPVAKGAAETLKFNMALILLPVCRNTLTWLRSTSARKFVSFDDNINFHKTIAFAIAIGVAVHAFTHLTCDFPLLINSSPEKFSLIASDFHQKKPTYASLLTSIEGATGILMVLLMLISFTLATHHFRRSALRLPPPFNKLTGFNAFWYSHHLLGLVYILLILHGYFLSLTHQWYKKTTWMYIAVPLLLYIAERSLRNRRSAHYSVKIVKVSVLPGNVFSIIMCKPTGFKYKSGQYVFLQCPNISPFEWHPFSITSAPGDEYLSVHIRTVGDWTKELKRVFTENDETLPLDSNQATLGELVQMEQRRQPKLFLDGPYGAPAQDYQSYDVLLLIGLGIGATPFISILRNLINETRVIDEMESMTETTKSGDSLNSFASSNLTPSGNKRTQRTTNAYFYWVTREPGSFEWFEGVLDQVAEMDHKGQIELHNYLTSVYEEGDARSTLITMIQALNHAKHGVDILSGTRVRTHFARPNWREVFTKIASKHRQSTGCFTAGCQC; translated from the exons ATGAAAACGTCGTCGTTTCGGAGATGCAGCAACGCAGAAGAAATCCAGTTACCGGAAAACCTAGGAAGCTCGTCGCCAGCGTCCGATGGTGGCGGCGCCGGACATTCCTACGGCGCGATGTTGCCGGTGTTCCTCAACAACCTCCGTAGCAACCACCACCAGGAGCTCGTTGAAATCACCTTGGAGATCGACGACGACGCAGTCGTGCTCTGCAACGTCGCGCCGGCAAATTCCGCCCCGGACGCATCTCCATCGTCTGTTTCCGCCGCCGGCTCTGCTCCCGTCGCATCGCCGTCGTCAGTTTCTTGCGCCGGCGAAGAAGCCGGCGCCATCGGTGCCGGAGTGCCGAGGAGTCTGTCGATTGCGTCGCGAATTCGGAGAAAGTTCCCGTGGATAAGATCGGCGTCGTCGCGGAACTCGGTATCGTCGGAGAGCGGCGGCAACGTAAGTGTTGAAGATCCAGTGGCGACAGCACGGAACGCGAGGAGGATGCGGTTACAGATTGAACGGTCGAGATCGAGCGCGCAGAGTGCGCTGAAGGGTTTGAGATTCATCAGCAAGACAGGGAGTGATGGTAGTAGTGAGGAACTGTGGAAGAAGGTGGAAGAGAGGTTCATGTTGCTCTCAAAGGATGGCTTGCTCGCTCGAGAGGACTTCGGTGAATGCATTG GGATGGAGGATTCAAAAGAATTTGCGGTGGGTATATTTGATACGTTAgctagaagaaaagaaaatagagtcAGCAAAATAACGAAGGAAGAGTTGCATCAATTCTGGTTGCAAATTTCGGATCAAAGCTTTGATAATCGCCTTCAGATTTTCTTTGACAT GGCGGACAGTAATGAAGATGGAAGAATTACAAGGGAGGAAGTGCAAGAG CTCATAACACTCAGTGCTTCTGCAAATAAATTATCGAAGCTAAAAGAACAAGCTGAAAGATACGCTGCATTGATAATGGAAGAGTTGGACCCAGAAAACCTGGGTTATATTGAG TTGTGGCAGTTAGAAATGTTGTTACTACAAAAGGATAACTACATGAACTACAGCAGACAACTAAGTAGCAGTAGTGTAAGCTGGAGTCAGAATTTGAGTGGGTCAAGGCCCAGAAGCAAGTTCCAAAGATTCTTCTGGACATTTCAGTTCCTTGAACTAGAATATTGGAGGAGGGGCTGGATTTTGTTACTGTGGTTGGTTATCATGGCATGCCTTTTTGCTTGGAAATTTTACCAATACAAAAACAGAACAACTTTCAAAGTCATGGGCTACTGCATACCTGTGGCTAAAGGCGCTGCAGAGACTCTCAAGTTCAATATGGCTCTCATTCTTTTACCTGTTTGTCGGAACACACTGACTTGGCTTCGTTCCACAAGTGCCAGAAAGTTTGTCTCTTTTGATGATAATATTAATTTCCATAAG ACTATTGCATTTGCCATAGCTATTGGAGTTGCTGTCCATGCATTCACTCATCTGACGTGTGATTTCCCTCTACTCATAAATTCATCTCCAGAAAAATTTTCACTCATAGCTTCAGATTTCCACCAGAAAAAACCAACATACGCATCACTTCTGACCAGCATTGAAGGCGCCactggaatcttaatggttcttTTAATGCTCATCTCTTTTACACTCGCAACTCACCACTTCCGGAGAAGTGCACTCAGGCTTCCACCACCCTTTAACAAATTGACAGGCTTCAATGCATTCTGGTACTCGCACCACCTTCTTGGCCTTGTCTACATTCTGTTGATTCTCCATGGATATTTCTTATCTTTGACTCATCAGTGGTATAAGAAAACG ACATGGATGTATATAGCTGTTCCACTGTTACTGTATATAGCAGAGCGCAGTCTAAGAAATCGTAGATCAGCACACTACTCAGTAAAAATTGTAAAG GTTTCGGTGCTACCAGGAAATGTCTTCAGCATAATCATGTGCAAGCCAACTGGATTCAAGTACAAGAGTGGACAGTACGTGTTTTTACAGTGTCCAAATATCTCTCCATTTGAGTG GCACCCATTTTCTATCACGTCAGCACCAGGGGATGAGTACCTAAGTGTTCACATTCGCACAGTAGGAGACTGGACAAAAGAACTCAAGCGAGTTTTCACAGAAAATGATGAAACATTACCTTTGGATAGTAATCAAGCAACACTAGGGGAGCTAGTGCAGATGGAACAAAGAAG ACAGCCAAAACTTTTCTTAGATGGCCCTTATGGAGCCCCAGCACAAGACTACCAGAGTTATGATGTATTGCTCCTCATAGGATTAGGAATTGGAGCAACTCCTTTCATTAGCATTCTCAGGAATCTTATCAATGAAACCAGAGTAATTGATGAAATG GAATCAATGACGGAAACAACAAAATCAGGAGACAGCTTAAATAGTTTTGCATCTTCAAATTTGACGCCAAGTGGAAACAAGAGAACACAAAGGACTACAAATGCTTACTTCTACTGGGTTACCAGAGAACCTGGATCTTTTGAATGGTTTGAAGGAGTGCTGGATCAAGTTGCAGAAATGGACCACAAA GGCCAAATTGAACTTCACAACTATCTTACAAGTGTCTATGAAGAGGGGGATGCAAGATCCACCTTAATTACCATGATTCAAGCACTAAACCATGCCAAACACGGGGTTGACATCCTATCAGGCACTCGA GTAAGGACGCACTTTGCTAGGCCTAACTGGAGAGAAGTTTTCACAAAGATAGCCTCTAAACATCGGCAGTCTACA GGGTGTTTTACTGCGGGATGCCAGTGTTAG
- the LOC130979375 gene encoding respiratory burst oxidase homolog protein E isoform X1 has product MKTSSFRRCSNAEEIQLPENLGSSSPASDGGGAGHSYGAMLPVFLNNLRSNHHQELVEITLEIDDDAVVLCNVAPANSAPDASPSSVSAAGSAPVASPSSVSCAGEEAGAIGAGVPRSLSIASRIRRKFPWIRSASSRNSVSSESGGNVSVEDPVATARNARRMRLQIERSRSSAQSALKGLRFISKTGSDGSSEELWKKVEERFMLLSKDGLLAREDFGECIGMEDSKEFAVGIFDTLARRKENRVSKITKEELHQFWLQISDQSFDNRLQIFFDMADSNEDGRITREEVQELITLSASANKLSKLKEQAERYAALIMEELDPENLGYIELWQLEMLLLQKDNYMNYSRQLSSSSVSWSQNLSGSRPRSKFQRFFWTFQFLELEYWRRGWILLLWLVIMACLFAWKFYQYKNRTTFKVMGYCIPVAKGAAETLKFNMALILLPVCRNTLTWLRSTSARKFVSFDDNINFHKTIAFAIAIGVAVHAFTHLTCDFPLLINSSPEKFSLIASDFHQKKPTYASLLTSIEGATGILMVLLMLISFTLATHHFRRSALRLPPPFNKLTGFNAFWYSHHLLGLVYILLILHGYFLSLTHQWYKKTTWMYIAVPLLLYIAERSLRNRRSAHYSVKIVKVSVLPGNVFSIIMCKPTGFKYKSGQYVFLQCPNISPFEWHPFSITSAPGDEYLSVHIRTVGDWTKELKRVFTENDETLPLDSNQATLGELVQMEQRRQPKLFLDGPYGAPAQDYQSYDVLLLIGLGIGATPFISILRNLINETRVIDEMESMTETTKSGDSLNSFASSNLTPSGNKRTQRTTNAYFYWVTREPGSFEWFEGVLDQVAEMDHKGQIELHNYLTSVYEEGDARSTLITMIQALNHAKHGVDILSGTRVRTHFARPNWREVFTKIASKHRQSTVGVFYCGMPVLAKELKKLSLEMSHKTTTRFNFHKEYF; this is encoded by the exons ATGAAAACGTCGTCGTTTCGGAGATGCAGCAACGCAGAAGAAATCCAGTTACCGGAAAACCTAGGAAGCTCGTCGCCAGCGTCCGATGGTGGCGGCGCCGGACATTCCTACGGCGCGATGTTGCCGGTGTTCCTCAACAACCTCCGTAGCAACCACCACCAGGAGCTCGTTGAAATCACCTTGGAGATCGACGACGACGCAGTCGTGCTCTGCAACGTCGCGCCGGCAAATTCCGCCCCGGACGCATCTCCATCGTCTGTTTCCGCCGCCGGCTCTGCTCCCGTCGCATCGCCGTCGTCAGTTTCTTGCGCCGGCGAAGAAGCCGGCGCCATCGGTGCCGGAGTGCCGAGGAGTCTGTCGATTGCGTCGCGAATTCGGAGAAAGTTCCCGTGGATAAGATCGGCGTCGTCGCGGAACTCGGTATCGTCGGAGAGCGGCGGCAACGTAAGTGTTGAAGATCCAGTGGCGACAGCACGGAACGCGAGGAGGATGCGGTTACAGATTGAACGGTCGAGATCGAGCGCGCAGAGTGCGCTGAAGGGTTTGAGATTCATCAGCAAGACAGGGAGTGATGGTAGTAGTGAGGAACTGTGGAAGAAGGTGGAAGAGAGGTTCATGTTGCTCTCAAAGGATGGCTTGCTCGCTCGAGAGGACTTCGGTGAATGCATTG GGATGGAGGATTCAAAAGAATTTGCGGTGGGTATATTTGATACGTTAgctagaagaaaagaaaatagagtcAGCAAAATAACGAAGGAAGAGTTGCATCAATTCTGGTTGCAAATTTCGGATCAAAGCTTTGATAATCGCCTTCAGATTTTCTTTGACAT GGCGGACAGTAATGAAGATGGAAGAATTACAAGGGAGGAAGTGCAAGAG CTCATAACACTCAGTGCTTCTGCAAATAAATTATCGAAGCTAAAAGAACAAGCTGAAAGATACGCTGCATTGATAATGGAAGAGTTGGACCCAGAAAACCTGGGTTATATTGAG TTGTGGCAGTTAGAAATGTTGTTACTACAAAAGGATAACTACATGAACTACAGCAGACAACTAAGTAGCAGTAGTGTAAGCTGGAGTCAGAATTTGAGTGGGTCAAGGCCCAGAAGCAAGTTCCAAAGATTCTTCTGGACATTTCAGTTCCTTGAACTAGAATATTGGAGGAGGGGCTGGATTTTGTTACTGTGGTTGGTTATCATGGCATGCCTTTTTGCTTGGAAATTTTACCAATACAAAAACAGAACAACTTTCAAAGTCATGGGCTACTGCATACCTGTGGCTAAAGGCGCTGCAGAGACTCTCAAGTTCAATATGGCTCTCATTCTTTTACCTGTTTGTCGGAACACACTGACTTGGCTTCGTTCCACAAGTGCCAGAAAGTTTGTCTCTTTTGATGATAATATTAATTTCCATAAG ACTATTGCATTTGCCATAGCTATTGGAGTTGCTGTCCATGCATTCACTCATCTGACGTGTGATTTCCCTCTACTCATAAATTCATCTCCAGAAAAATTTTCACTCATAGCTTCAGATTTCCACCAGAAAAAACCAACATACGCATCACTTCTGACCAGCATTGAAGGCGCCactggaatcttaatggttcttTTAATGCTCATCTCTTTTACACTCGCAACTCACCACTTCCGGAGAAGTGCACTCAGGCTTCCACCACCCTTTAACAAATTGACAGGCTTCAATGCATTCTGGTACTCGCACCACCTTCTTGGCCTTGTCTACATTCTGTTGATTCTCCATGGATATTTCTTATCTTTGACTCATCAGTGGTATAAGAAAACG ACATGGATGTATATAGCTGTTCCACTGTTACTGTATATAGCAGAGCGCAGTCTAAGAAATCGTAGATCAGCACACTACTCAGTAAAAATTGTAAAG GTTTCGGTGCTACCAGGAAATGTCTTCAGCATAATCATGTGCAAGCCAACTGGATTCAAGTACAAGAGTGGACAGTACGTGTTTTTACAGTGTCCAAATATCTCTCCATTTGAGTG GCACCCATTTTCTATCACGTCAGCACCAGGGGATGAGTACCTAAGTGTTCACATTCGCACAGTAGGAGACTGGACAAAAGAACTCAAGCGAGTTTTCACAGAAAATGATGAAACATTACCTTTGGATAGTAATCAAGCAACACTAGGGGAGCTAGTGCAGATGGAACAAAGAAG ACAGCCAAAACTTTTCTTAGATGGCCCTTATGGAGCCCCAGCACAAGACTACCAGAGTTATGATGTATTGCTCCTCATAGGATTAGGAATTGGAGCAACTCCTTTCATTAGCATTCTCAGGAATCTTATCAATGAAACCAGAGTAATTGATGAAATG GAATCAATGACGGAAACAACAAAATCAGGAGACAGCTTAAATAGTTTTGCATCTTCAAATTTGACGCCAAGTGGAAACAAGAGAACACAAAGGACTACAAATGCTTACTTCTACTGGGTTACCAGAGAACCTGGATCTTTTGAATGGTTTGAAGGAGTGCTGGATCAAGTTGCAGAAATGGACCACAAA GGCCAAATTGAACTTCACAACTATCTTACAAGTGTCTATGAAGAGGGGGATGCAAGATCCACCTTAATTACCATGATTCAAGCACTAAACCATGCCAAACACGGGGTTGACATCCTATCAGGCACTCGA GTAAGGACGCACTTTGCTAGGCCTAACTGGAGAGAAGTTTTCACAAAGATAGCCTCTAAACATCGGCAGTCTACAGTAG GGGTGTTTTACTGCGGGATGCCAGTGTTAGCAAAGGAGTTAAAGAAGCTATCACTTGAGATGAGCCACAAGACAACTACACGTTTCAACTTTCACAAGGAGTATTTCTGA